In Theileria parva strain Muguga chromosome 4 map unlocalized ctg_529, whole genome shotgun sequence, one DNA window encodes the following:
- a CDS encoding putative integral membrane protein, translating to MEGGEENQDEKIPRDCTFCRVTGTCFLSGLSVYSFICAKKAQPKSFHKAFCVLFGTSSLILGVCRAFNMGFFK from the exons ATGGAAGGTGGAGAAGAAAATCAAGATGAGAAAATTCCTCGAGATTGTACATTTTGTAGAGTGACAGGAACTTGTTTCCTCTCAGGATTATCAGTATATTCATTTATATGTGCAAAAAAGGCACAACCTAAATCTTTCCATAAAGCTTTTTGTGTATTATTCGGTACATCTTCCCTAATTCTAG GTGTTTGTAGAGCATTTAACATGGGATTCTTTAAGTGA